In Centropristis striata isolate RG_2023a ecotype Rhode Island chromosome 15, C.striata_1.0, whole genome shotgun sequence, a genomic segment contains:
- the aspa gene encoding aspartoacylase — MSSSYNNSACFNEARRVAIFGGTHGNEMSGVTLVNLWVKNSTEIQRKGVETKPFITNPKAVEKGTRYVDTDLNRAFTPENLSAPGGDDLPYEVQRAQEINRMFGPKGSPDAYDVIFDLHNTTSNMGCTLILESSKDHFNLQMMNYIKKAIAPASCLVLLNEHPLLKYSTSRSVAKHPVGLEVGPQPQGVLRSNIFEAMRVILKHALDFIELFNEGMEFPPCTVEVFRVLERIDYPRDANGNIIAMVHPNLQDCDWEPLNPGDPMFQTFDGKTIRFQGSGTVYPTFINEAAYYEKQQAFVTTRRETLVASAIRKV; from the exons ATGTCTTCTTCTTACAACAACAGCGCGTGTTTTAACGAGGCCAGGAGAGTCGCTATTTTCGGAGGAACGCACGGGAATGAGATGTCAGGCGTGACGCTCGTTAACCTGTGGGTGAAGAATAGCACCGAGATACAGAGGAAAGGGGTCGAGACAAAACCGTTCATCACCAACCCGAAGGCTGTGGAGAAGGGCACCAGATATGTGGACACGGATCTGAACCGAGCCTTCACCCCAGAAAACCTCAG tGCCCCGGGAGGAGATGACCTGCCCTACGAGGTGCAGAGAGCCCAGGAGATCAACAGGATGTTCGGACCCAAAGGAAGCCCAGATGCCTACGATGTAATCTTTGATCTCCACAACACGACGTCCAACATGGGCTGCACGCTGATCCTGGAGAGCTCCAAAGACCACTTCAACCTGCAGATGATGAACTACATCAAG aaaGCCATCGCTCCAGCCAGTTGTCTTGTTCTGCTGAATGAACATCCTCTCTTGAAATATTCCACATCACGCTCTGTTGCCAAGCACCCTGTTG GTCTGGAAGTGGGTCCACAGCCGCAGGGTGTTTTGAGGAGCAACATCTTTGAAGCCATGAGGGTCATACTGAAACATGCCCTGGACTTCATTGAGCTGTTTAATGAAG GCATGGAGTTCCCTCCTTGTACAGTGGAAGTTTTCCGAGTCTTGGAGAGGATTGACTACCCCAGGGACGCCAACGGAAACATCATTGCCATGGTGCACCCCAATCTGCAG GACTGTGACTGGGAGCCGCTGAACCCCGGTGACCCTATGTTCCAAACATTTGACGGAAAGACCATACGCTTCCAAGGCTCGGGCACCGTCTATCCCACTTTTATTAATGAGGCAGCCTATTATGAAAAACAACAGGCATTTGTAACCACCAGGCGAGAAACCTTGGTAGCAAGTGCCATCAGAAAAGTATGA